Sequence from the Microplitis demolitor isolate Queensland-Clemson2020A chromosome 2, iyMicDemo2.1a, whole genome shotgun sequence genome:
gaacaaattgaaataaataataatttttaaataaattaaacatccCAATTGACGGTATTAACTTCTAAAAATGGTTTAACACTAATCCCcatatcattatcatttttcaacatggtattttgtaaattaatcataCCTGTAGCAACAGTGGTAAAAATAGGCCCAGTTAATACAATTTGTTTGTTACCAAATGAATTATTACAATCGACATAAGTAACTCGTTCACATGGGGAATTACGGACGTGTAATTGTTGTGCTCGTATCATATGAGCAATGTCAACATTGTTGTTAATTTTACGATTATTAACAAGTTCGGGATACTTCATAATAACTTTGCCCTTTGATAGAATGTCTAATTCACCTACCGGTGGCTTTGTTCTAACACGTAATAGtggcaataatttattacgtatcataaaaaagtttaaatttttgtatttacaaATAGCCGATAAATAAGcatctaaatatttttccaatatacTTAAAcgttcgatatttttttcttcaatatatTCTGTGAATATTGACAATTTAACAATGTCTTCTAATTCAAGTAGATCATTTATACCGTACTcttttttttgacataattgtattattttatttactatatttctATCAAACGCCGCTTTatcattgttataaattttttttagaataccATCATTAGTACCAATTGAACGTACGACTTGTTGATATAAATCATTACTATCGTATTCTTTTTCCAatactccaaaaattttttccatttttataaaaatattcagttgttcttatttattattattttttcaatattctagtactaataaaaaacatttatttaaataaatttacttaaatatcttattatatatatatatattaaattaaaccctatcaaaaaaatccatgtagGATTGCATGAATATCTATATAGGAATCAATGTAAGAAAGTATGTATTTATCTAAGAAACCATAGGAATTAGTATAGGAGtgtatggatttatataagaatctatGTAGGAAACTATAGGTATCTGAATTCCCATATGGAAAGCCACATAAGAAAGTATGAGTACCTGGATTCCCATTTTGACATGGTGCGGATTCCTATGGGAAATCGAGGTATAAATCCACATAAGAATCCGTACTAGATTCTCATATGGATTTGGCATAATGTGGATTCCCATAGGAACTCATGTGAGAATCTATATTAGTATCTATGCTGGACTCCTATAGGAAATCATATGGGAATCCATCCGAAAACGCCATGTGAGAACCTACATAGCAATCTAAGCTGTATTCACatgtggatttttttgataaggaatttatatattatttatactcgCTCTGATATATTGCATTGCTTATACATGACAGAtactgctaaaaaaaatactcagaCATGAGTATCAAACTTTTATCGCCGTATATGAttatgctgtaaaaaaaaaaccattgtAAGTCCACACTATTCCGGTGTCGAATCTAGCCCAGAAAATAGTGTTGAAATAACCCAAgtagcggtgttaaaatttttcccggtattaaaaaaaagtagttttatCTTTGAAGTATCAGAGGtcgaatttcatttaaaatataaaaagaaatttttattatttcaaatattaataatatgacagatttattaattaatagaaaaatccaaaaaacgTTTGCCCACAATTGCATGTTAATGTTGTTCTacactgattaaaaaattgacttgattcaagagaaaaaatcttgaaccaaaataaatttacttaaaccaaaaataaattcttggctcaagaattttttctcttgaatcaagtcaacttttttatcagtgtataaaatatgagaaaaatatttttatgatta
This genomic interval carries:
- the LOC103568671 gene encoding Bracovirus particle protein HzNVorf9-like 1; protein product: MEKIFGVLEKEYDSNDLYQQVVRSIGTNDGILKKIYNNDKAAFDRNIVNKIIQLCQKKEYGINDLLELEDIVKLSIFTEYIEEKNIERLSILEKYLDAYLSAICKYKNLNFFMIRNKLLPLLRVRTKPPVGELDILSKGKVIMKYPELVNNRKINNNVDIAHMIRAQQLHVRNSPCERVTYVDCNNSFGNKQIVLTGPIFTTVATGMINLQNTMLKNDNDMGISVKPFLEVNTVNWDV